Proteins encoded in a region of the Veillonella parvula genome:
- a CDS encoding glutathione S-transferase C-terminal domain-containing protein — protein sequence MSEQVDVSKIKDPSIAAARKEVEFQRAMNPCPIDFSEFQSSNPRSQGEQKEYEGKDASNFNRRQKYSDSEEPQFTTPFGSESGFLPVEKDRYRLVWSKHCPWAHRIAIAIDLLGLDKVISKGAVDPLRPAGVIADWFFTLDNDEKDPVLGIHSLGEAYRKGDPNYDARSTVPAIVDVTTGAVVNNDYHALTTELALGFKDFISPDAPDIYPEELRADIDALNVIIYADFNLAVNLAALVTNQKDYEYYYDRIFTRLDWLEERLSKQRYLMGDTITDPDIRIFPTLARFDLVFYQKYLVNKKRLVDYPNLWNYAKDLYSNPAFGSTTDFDSMRKRFYYVDHTPFEDLPRLVPKGPDDSIWLEPNDRAEKFGK from the coding sequence ATGAGTGAACAAGTAGATGTGAGTAAAATCAAGGATCCTAGCATTGCGGCAGCTCGAAAAGAAGTTGAGTTCCAACGCGCTATGAATCCTTGTCCTATTGATTTTTCTGAGTTTCAATCTAGCAATCCTCGTTCTCAAGGGGAGCAGAAGGAGTATGAAGGTAAAGATGCATCGAATTTTAACCGTCGTCAAAAATATTCTGATAGTGAAGAGCCTCAATTCACAACACCTTTTGGCAGTGAATCAGGGTTTCTACCTGTAGAAAAGGACCGTTACCGCCTTGTATGGTCTAAGCATTGTCCTTGGGCCCATCGCATTGCTATCGCCATCGATTTGCTTGGCCTAGATAAGGTAATCTCTAAAGGTGCTGTTGATCCATTGCGTCCAGCAGGCGTTATTGCAGACTGGTTCTTTACCCTTGATAATGATGAAAAGGACCCTGTATTAGGGATTCACTCTTTAGGTGAAGCGTATCGCAAAGGTGATCCTAACTATGACGCACGTTCCACGGTACCAGCCATTGTAGATGTTACGACTGGTGCCGTAGTAAACAACGACTACCATGCGTTGACTACGGAATTAGCATTGGGCTTTAAAGATTTCATCTCTCCTGATGCACCAGATATTTATCCAGAGGAATTACGTGCCGATATCGATGCGTTGAACGTTATTATCTACGCTGATTTTAACTTAGCGGTAAACTTGGCAGCTCTCGTAACAAACCAAAAAGATTACGAGTACTACTATGACCGTATCTTTACTCGCTTGGACTGGCTCGAAGAACGCCTCAGCAAGCAACGTTATTTGATGGGTGATACGATTACCGATCCAGATATTCGTATTTTCCCAACATTGGCGCGCTTTGACCTCGTATTCTACCAAAAATACTTGGTGAATAAAAAACGTCTCGTAGACTATCCAAACCTATGGAACTATGCGAAGGACTTGTATTCCAATCCAGCATTCGGCAGTACAACAGACTTCGACTCTATGCGTAAACGTTTCTACTATGTAGACCATACACCATTTGAAGATCTACCACGCCTTGTTCCAAAAGGTCCAGACGACTCTATTTGGTTAGAGCCAAATGATCGGGCTGAAAAATTTGGTAAATAA